A genomic segment from Pelobates fuscus isolate aPelFus1 chromosome 7, aPelFus1.pri, whole genome shotgun sequence encodes:
- the F3 gene encoding tissue factor isoform X2, with the protein MNTLYLPLHFLLCSALCFQWTAALDSKELKTAVNIAWSSVNFKTILEWEPKPVNHTYSVDVSGEYSDWKTKCFYTKETECDVSNLLEDVNDTYTARIISNVKDSEHVEEFPHADSVPFTPYKQTKLGKPVIEQFELDKESGNLHVFVKDAVTPFAFPNNTFKTVRDIFQSDFMYTLFYRKASSTGRKQATSATNEIVINVDKGESYCFYVRATIPSRKVDRDSPNSAEKCTPSNGSNAIHNPAPEFLTLCSLILVYWLL; encoded by the exons ATGAATACTTTATATCTGCCTCTCCACTTCCTGCTCTGCTCTGCCCTGTGCTTTCAGTGGACGGCTGCATTAG ACTCTAAAGAGCTTAAAACCGCTGTAAACATTGCTTGGTCATCTGTTAACTTTAAGACTATACTAGAATGGGAACCTAAACCTGTAAATCACACTTACAGTGTTGACGTCAGTGG CGAATATTCTGACTGGAAAACAAAATGCTTCTATACTAAGGAGACGGAGTGTGATGTTTCTAATTTATTAGAGGATGTGAACGATACGTATACTGCACGCATTATATCAAATGTTAAAGATTCTGAACACGTTGAGGAATTTCCACACGCTGACAGCGTTCCATTTACTCCTTATAAGCAGA caaAGCTTGGAAAACCAGTCATTGAACAGTTTGAATTGGATAAAGAAAGTGGCAACCTCCACGTGTTCGTTAAAGATGCTGTGACACCATTTGCATTTCCCAATAATACATTCAAGACTGTTCGGGATATATttcaaagtgactttatgtatacACTGTTTTACAGAAAAGCTTCTAGTACCGGCAGG AAACAGGCAACGTCGGCGACCAATGAAATTGTCATCAATGTAGACAAAGGGGAGAGTTACTGTTTTTACGTGCGAGCGACTATACCATCGCGCAAAGTGGACCGTGACAGCCCAAACTCTGCCGAGAAATGCACCCCTTCTAATGGGAGTAATG CAATCCATAATCCTGCTCCAGAGTTTTTGACCCTCTGT agtTTAATCTTAGTATACTGGTTGCTGTGA
- the F3 gene encoding tissue factor isoform X1: protein MNTLYLPLHFLLCSALCFQWTAALDSKELKTAVNIAWSSVNFKTILEWEPKPVNHTYSVDVSGEYSDWKTKCFYTKETECDVSNLLEDVNDTYTARIISNVKDSEHVEEFPHADSVPFTPYKQTKLGKPVIEQFELDKESGNLHVFVKDAVTPFAFPNNTFKTVRDIFQSDFMYTLFYRKASSTGRKQATSATNEIVINVDKGESYCFYVRATIPSRKVDRDSPNSAEKCTPSNGSNEFNLSILVAVITAVVLIVVIIIMSVIICKCRKAKAEKSKETVPLNKV from the exons ATGAATACTTTATATCTGCCTCTCCACTTCCTGCTCTGCTCTGCCCTGTGCTTTCAGTGGACGGCTGCATTAG ACTCTAAAGAGCTTAAAACCGCTGTAAACATTGCTTGGTCATCTGTTAACTTTAAGACTATACTAGAATGGGAACCTAAACCTGTAAATCACACTTACAGTGTTGACGTCAGTGG CGAATATTCTGACTGGAAAACAAAATGCTTCTATACTAAGGAGACGGAGTGTGATGTTTCTAATTTATTAGAGGATGTGAACGATACGTATACTGCACGCATTATATCAAATGTTAAAGATTCTGAACACGTTGAGGAATTTCCACACGCTGACAGCGTTCCATTTACTCCTTATAAGCAGA caaAGCTTGGAAAACCAGTCATTGAACAGTTTGAATTGGATAAAGAAAGTGGCAACCTCCACGTGTTCGTTAAAGATGCTGTGACACCATTTGCATTTCCCAATAATACATTCAAGACTGTTCGGGATATATttcaaagtgactttatgtatacACTGTTTTACAGAAAAGCTTCTAGTACCGGCAGG AAACAGGCAACGTCGGCGACCAATGAAATTGTCATCAATGTAGACAAAGGGGAGAGTTACTGTTTTTACGTGCGAGCGACTATACCATCGCGCAAAGTGGACCGTGACAGCCCAAACTCTGCCGAGAAATGCACCCCTTCTAATGGGAGTAATG agtTTAATCTTAGTATACTGGTTGCTGTGATTACTGCAGTGGTTCTTATAGTAGTAATTATCATCATGTCTGTGATCATTTGCAAGTGCCGAAAAGCAAAGGCTGAAAAATCGAAGGAGACCGTACCACTCAACAAAGTCTGA